GGTTTATGGGGCAAAGCCAATGCCTACTACACCCATGGCTGATTTTGTGGAGTTAGCGGTAGCTCCTCCTGAAACTACTGGTTTGAGTTTGGAGGTAGGCACCCATATTCGTTTACGTTTTGAGTCTTTGCCTGACCCTGTATATTATCCCAA
This is a stretch of genomic DNA from Microscilla marina ATCC 23134. It encodes these proteins:
- the tnpA gene encoding IS66 family insertion sequence element accessory protein TnpA codes for the protein MSKQYDRAKIFKMVSESYELGLTAAEYCRKKNFSSKIFYRYRQQYIEVYGAKPMPTTPMADFVELAVAPPETTGLSLEVGTHIRLRFESLPDPVYYP